In a single window of the Streptococcus ilei genome:
- the ychF gene encoding redox-regulated ATPase YchF, which yields MALTAGIVGLPNVGKSTLFNAITKAGAEAANYPFATIDPNVGMVEVPDERLQKLTEMITPKKTVPTTFEFTDIAGIVKGASKGEGLGNKFLANIREVDAIVHVVRAFDDENVMREQGREDAFVDPLADIDTINLELILADLESVNKRYARVEKMARTQKDKESVAEFNVLQKIKPVLEDGKSARTIEFTDEEQKVVKGLFLLTTKPVLYVANVDEDVVGDPESIEYVKQIREFAATENAEVVVISARAEEEISELDDEDKKEFLEAIGLTESGVDKLTRAAYHLLGLGTYFTAGEKEVRAWTFKRGMKAPQAAGIIHSDFEKGFIRAVTMSYDDLVKYGSEKAVKEAGRLREEGKEYIVQDGDIMEFRFNV from the coding sequence ATGGCTTTAACAGCAGGTATTGTAGGTTTGCCAAACGTTGGTAAATCAACCCTATTTAACGCAATTACAAAAGCAGGAGCAGAGGCTGCAAACTATCCTTTTGCGACCATTGATCCAAACGTTGGAATGGTAGAAGTTCCAGATGAACGCCTCCAAAAATTGACGGAAATGATCACTCCTAAGAAAACAGTTCCGACAACCTTTGAATTTACAGATATTGCAGGGATTGTAAAAGGTGCATCAAAAGGAGAGGGGCTTGGAAATAAATTCTTGGCCAACATCCGTGAAGTTGATGCCATTGTTCACGTGGTTCGTGCCTTTGATGATGAAAATGTCATGCGGGAGCAAGGTCGTGAAGATGCCTTTGTCGATCCATTAGCAGACATTGATACCATTAACCTAGAATTGATTTTGGCTGACTTAGAATCGGTGAATAAACGCTATGCGCGTGTGGAAAAGATGGCACGTACTCAAAAAGATAAGGAATCCGTTGCAGAATTTAATGTTCTTCAAAAGATTAAACCTGTTCTTGAAGATGGAAAATCAGCTCGTACCATCGAATTTACAGATGAAGAGCAAAAAGTAGTCAAAGGACTCTTCCTTTTGACCACTAAACCAGTTCTTTATGTAGCAAATGTGGATGAGGATGTCGTTGGAGACCCAGAATCTATCGAATATGTGAAGCAAATTCGTGAATTTGCAGCAACAGAAAATGCAGAGGTAGTGGTGATTTCTGCGCGTGCGGAGGAAGAAATTTCTGAGTTAGACGATGAAGATAAAAAAGAATTTCTTGAAGCTATTGGTTTGACAGAATCAGGTGTGGATAAGTTGACCCGTGCAGCTTACCATTTACTTGGACTTGGAACTTACTTCACAGCTGGTGAAAAAGAGGTTCGTGCTTGGACCTTTAAACGTGGCATGAAAGCTCCTCAAGCTGCTGGTATCATCCACTCTGACTTCGAAAAAGGCTTTATTCGTGCAGTTACCATGTCTTATGACGATTTGGTGAAATATGGATCTGAAAAGGCTGTAAAAGAAGCTGGACGCTTGCGAGAAGAAGGAAAAGAATATATCGTTCAAGATGGCGATATCATGGAATTCCGCTTCAATGTATAA
- a CDS encoding ParB/RepB/Spo0J family partition protein, with amino-acid sequence MEKIDIIDVKQIRTNPFQPRQTFVKEKLEELAASIKENGLIQPIIVRKSPIVGYELLAGERRYRAAQMAGFKEIPAIIRELSDDDMIKQAIIENLQREDLNPIEEAESYQHLIDKGATHEEIAQFMGKSRPYISNMVRLLHLSPAVKDAIKNEKISQGHARILVPLKEDLQIYWLERILKEGLSVRSLEEKVGQKKKTPSKKEKELFLAQEENRLKKILGTEVEIHLTKQEKGSIHISFNNLDEYQRIINSLK; translated from the coding sequence ATGGAAAAAATTGATATTATTGACGTAAAGCAAATACGAACCAATCCTTTTCAACCTCGTCAAACCTTTGTAAAAGAGAAATTAGAAGAACTCGCAGCCTCAATCAAAGAAAATGGATTAATCCAACCTATTATTGTTCGAAAATCTCCTATTGTTGGTTATGAACTACTTGCTGGAGAAAGACGCTACCGAGCAGCTCAAATGGCTGGTTTCAAAGAAATCCCTGCGATTATAAGAGAATTATCAGATGATGACATGATCAAACAAGCCATTATCGAAAATTTACAAAGAGAAGATTTGAATCCAATTGAAGAGGCCGAATCCTACCAACATCTTATTGATAAAGGGGCTACCCATGAAGAAATTGCTCAATTTATGGGAAAATCTCGTCCTTACATCAGCAACATGGTCCGCTTACTTCATCTCTCACCAGCTGTCAAAGACGCTATCAAAAACGAGAAAATTTCACAAGGACATGCCCGCATTTTAGTTCCCTTAAAGGAAGATCTACAAATCTATTGGCTGGAACGAATTCTGAAAGAAGGACTAAGCGTTCGTAGTTTGGAAGAAAAGGTTGGTCAAAAAAAGAAAACACCAAGTAAAAAAGAGAAAGAACTCTTTTTAGCACAGGAAGAAAATAGACTAAAAAAGATTCTAGGAACCGAAGTAGAAATCCATCTGACGAAACAAGAAAAAGGAAGTATTCATATTTCATTTAACAACCTTGATGAATACCAACGAATTATTAACAGTCTCAAATGA
- a CDS encoding DUF951 domain-containing protein has translation MYQVGDFVEMKKPHACIIKATGKKANCWEIRRVGADIKIRCSNCDHMVMMSRHDFDQKMKKVL, from the coding sequence ATGTATCAGGTCGGTGATTTTGTAGAAATGAAAAAACCCCATGCTTGTATCATCAAAGCAACAGGGAAAAAAGCCAATTGTTGGGAAATTAGGCGAGTAGGGGCAGATATCAAAATTCGTTGTAGCAATTGTGATCATATGGTCATGATGAGCCGTCACGATTTTGATCAAAAAATGAAAAAAGTATTGTAA
- a CDS encoding DUF1307 domain-containing protein, with protein sequence MKKLSIKSIFLPLLAVFTLFLLGACGQSTKKGYLQLIDQDKKTDIRVVLEYQGDKILSTDSTSIIYYEGTGLPKEQLKKVIDEYDKKFKDVKGFSHSAEYKDDYLVEKTKIDYTKADLKELQKNQLIAAQENQNVDYIGYKTTLKTFKSNGFKEVKDGKFEELK encoded by the coding sequence ATGAAAAAACTATCAATCAAATCTATCTTTCTGCCTCTTTTAGCAGTCTTTACTCTCTTTCTTCTGGGAGCTTGTGGACAAAGTACAAAAAAAGGTTACCTTCAATTAATTGACCAAGATAAGAAAACAGACATTCGTGTAGTTCTTGAATATCAAGGTGATAAAATTTTAAGTACAGATTCAACAAGTATTATTTACTACGAAGGAACAGGCTTGCCAAAGGAACAATTGAAAAAAGTTATTGATGAATATGATAAAAAATTCAAAGATGTCAAAGGATTCTCACACTCTGCAGAATACAAGGATGACTATCTTGTTGAAAAAACAAAGATTGATTATACCAAGGCAGATTTAAAAGAATTACAAAAAAATCAGTTAATTGCTGCACAAGAAAATCAAAATGTTGATTACATTGGCTACAAGACAACACTTAAAACCTTTAAATCTAATGGTTTCAAAGAAGTAAAAGATGGAAAATTTGAAGAATTAAAATAA
- a CDS encoding bacteriocin: protein MKNNPSTVSKAFKVLTEKELQQICGGDKRRKNSVGELINLIFGRGGN from the coding sequence ATGAAAAATAATCCATCAACAGTTTCTAAGGCATTTAAAGTTCTTACAGAAAAAGAACTGCAGCAAATTTGTGGAGGGGATAAACGAAGAAAGAATAGTGTTGGTGAACTTATTAATCTAATTTTTGGTAGGGGAGGAAACTGA
- the rlmH gene encoding 23S rRNA (pseudouridine(1915)-N(3))-methyltransferase RlmH, which yields MKIKIVTVGKLKEKYLKDGIAEYTKRLGRFTKVEMVELPDEKTPDRASDLENQQILEKEGNRILAKVGDREYVIALAIEGQQFPSEKFSQTLEEVTVRGYSEITFVIGGSLGLSPAVKKRANLLMSFGKLTLPHQLMKLVLIEQIYRAFMIQQGSPYHK from the coding sequence ATGAAAATTAAGATTGTAACCGTTGGAAAATTAAAAGAAAAGTATTTAAAAGATGGAATTGCTGAATATACTAAACGCTTGGGTCGGTTTACGAAGGTAGAAATGGTAGAATTGCCGGATGAGAAAACTCCAGATCGGGCCAGTGACTTAGAAAATCAGCAAATCCTTGAAAAAGAAGGAAATCGCATTTTAGCAAAAGTTGGCGATCGTGAGTATGTGATTGCTTTAGCGATTGAAGGACAACAATTTCCATCTGAGAAGTTTAGTCAAACCTTAGAAGAGGTAACAGTAAGAGGATATTCTGAAATTACTTTTGTGATTGGAGGGAGCCTAGGCTTGTCTCCAGCTGTAAAAAAACGAGCGAATTTACTCATGAGTTTTGGAAAATTAACCCTTCCCCATCAATTGATGAAGCTTGTTTTGATAGAACAAATTTATCGGGCATTTATGATTCAACAGGGAAGTCCTTACCATAAATGA
- the pth gene encoding aminoacyl-tRNA hydrolase — protein MTKLIVGLGNPGDKYVETKHNVGFMLVDQLAKSLNLTFSHDKIFQADVTSTFIDGEKVFLVKPTTFMNESGKAVHALLTYYGLEVEDLVVIYDDLDMEVGKIRLRAKGSAGGHNGIKSIINHIGTQTFNRIKIGIGRPKHGMSVVHHVLGKFDQDDYAAILLAIDKSEEALRFYLKDGQFEKAMQRYNG, from the coding sequence ATGACAAAATTAATCGTCGGATTAGGAAATCCGGGAGATAAATATGTGGAAACAAAACACAATGTAGGGTTTATGCTAGTGGACCAGCTGGCGAAGTCTCTCAATCTCACCTTCTCACATGATAAGATTTTTCAAGCAGATGTAACCTCTACTTTTATAGATGGAGAAAAGGTCTTTTTGGTCAAGCCAACCACTTTTATGAACGAGAGTGGCAAGGCCGTACACGCGCTTTTGACTTATTATGGCTTAGAGGTGGAAGATTTGGTCGTTATTTATGACGACTTGGATATGGAAGTCGGCAAGATTCGCCTTCGAGCAAAAGGATCGGCTGGAGGCCACAACGGAATCAAATCGATTATCAACCATATTGGAACTCAGACCTTTAATCGAATCAAGATTGGAATCGGAAGACCTAAGCATGGCATGTCAGTGGTCCACCATGTCTTAGGGAAATTCGATCAGGATGATTATGCTGCCATCCTACTTGCCATCGACAAATCAGAAGAAGCTCTTCGTTTTTATTTGAAAGATGGTCAATTTGAAAAAGCAATGCAACGATACAATGGATAA
- a CDS encoding S1C family serine protease, which translates to MKQSSNFLKKALQLLLVLVIGFTGGILGTLTSFQFTKGNSANSSQEIKSTKVNRAYKNTTSTSEAVDKVKNAVVSVITYAETSEKGFINGETDSDPEVASEGSGVIYKKDGKDAYVVTNAHVLMGATEADILFADGNKVSGEVVGSDTFSDIAVVKISSDNVTTVAEFGDSSKLTVGETAIAIGSPLGTKFANSVTQGIVSSLGRTVKLKSEDGQNVSTKALQTDAAINPGNSGGPLINIQGQVIGITSSKISSNGQTAVEGMGFAIPVNDVQNIIEHLEKDGKVIRPALGITMMDLASLSSSDLSQLDIPSKLKGGVLVRSVENDMPASKHLRRLDIITKIDDTTIESTADLQSALYSHQIGDEIKVIFYRDGKQKTATIELTKSTENLGN; encoded by the coding sequence ATGAAACAATCATCAAATTTTCTAAAAAAAGCTTTGCAACTTTTACTTGTTCTTGTCATTGGTTTTACTGGAGGAATTTTAGGAACCTTAACCTCTTTCCAGTTTACCAAAGGGAATTCTGCAAATTCTAGCCAAGAAATAAAATCTACCAAAGTCAATCGAGCTTATAAGAATACAACATCAACTAGTGAAGCTGTTGATAAGGTTAAAAATGCAGTTGTTTCTGTTATTACCTACGCTGAAACCTCTGAAAAAGGCTTTATTAATGGAGAAACAGATTCTGATCCAGAAGTGGCTAGTGAAGGTTCAGGTGTTATCTATAAAAAAGATGGTAAAGATGCTTATGTAGTAACCAATGCTCATGTATTGATGGGAGCAACAGAAGCCGATATTCTCTTTGCAGACGGAAATAAAGTATCTGGAGAGGTTGTTGGTTCAGATACTTTCTCAGATATTGCGGTTGTTAAAATCAGTTCAGACAACGTTACGACCGTGGCTGAATTTGGGGATTCATCTAAATTGACCGTCGGAGAGACCGCAATCGCTATTGGTAGTCCTTTAGGGACAAAATTTGCCAATTCCGTTACCCAAGGGATTGTTTCTAGTCTTGGACGTACTGTGAAGCTCAAATCAGAAGACGGTCAAAATGTGTCTACAAAAGCTTTGCAAACGGATGCTGCAATCAACCCAGGGAATTCTGGTGGTCCCCTTATCAATATTCAGGGACAAGTCATCGGAATTACCTCAAGTAAAATTTCTTCAAATGGGCAAACTGCGGTTGAAGGAATGGGATTTGCTATTCCTGTAAATGATGTGCAAAATATTATTGAACATTTAGAAAAAGATGGTAAAGTCATTCGTCCAGCACTTGGAATTACCATGATGGACCTGGCTAGTCTATCCTCTTCTGATCTTAGCCAATTAGACATTCCAAGCAAACTCAAAGGTGGGGTTCTTGTTCGCTCAGTTGAAAATGATATGCCGGCATCCAAACATTTACGTCGATTAGATATCATTACAAAAATCGATGATACAACCATTGAATCAACTGCAGATTTACAATCTGCCCTCTATTCTCATCAAATTGGTGATGAAATCAAAGTCATTTTCTATAGAGATGGTAAGCAAAAAACAGCAACCATTGAACTTACAAAATCAACAGAAAATCTTGGAAATTAA
- a CDS encoding sensor histidine kinase — translation MFLNTLSLILTIFIIFLSFLKIDQKLNKYSKQLILGSGVVAVFVITAVLDYFDLNIDYLMLCLWPLFLYLYYYFICNIQRQIAILYSFVIYLAVESTDTFLSVITSSVFGDSIIHQCSDYYFLTIRIISLVLIMKILTILEVNLLYFKERVFKQFVQELIVSYLILTLVLNASHWISDIGHFNSFGSMVATICFLMFVGTLVQMKTVRDRYEKKMELKQKRFEQRQMEQYMNKIQGLYLELKGFRHDFGNIITSLNLAIEEENIDDIKRIQRDVLEECYGQLQKEEYTGFDLGNIRDSALRSILSRGWIYAEEMGVKLTFETEDIIEKVPMRLLDLVRTVGILVNNAIEAAKMSQEKEVQIAVFNMPNGVHLIIKNSISDEPINWNRLYEKGFSTKGDRRGMGLAIVKDLIGEYAAIFLETELINGRFTQSLVIGEKGR, via the coding sequence ATGTTTCTAAATACTCTATCTTTAATCTTAACTATTTTTATAATTTTTTTATCTTTTTTAAAAATTGATCAAAAACTTAATAAATATAGTAAACAATTGATTTTAGGATCTGGTGTTGTTGCTGTATTTGTCATCACAGCGGTCTTAGATTACTTTGATTTAAATATTGATTATCTAATGTTATGTCTATGGCCACTGTTTCTGTACCTTTATTACTATTTTATTTGTAATATTCAACGTCAGATAGCTATTTTATATTCATTCGTCATTTATTTAGCAGTTGAAAGTACAGATACATTTTTATCTGTAATCACTTCTTCTGTTTTTGGTGATAGTATAATTCATCAATGTTCTGACTATTATTTTTTGACTATCCGAATTATCTCACTTGTTTTAATCATGAAGATATTAACCATTCTCGAAGTGAATCTTCTTTATTTTAAAGAGCGGGTTTTTAAGCAATTTGTCCAGGAATTGATTGTTAGTTATCTTATTTTAACCTTAGTATTGAATGCTTCTCATTGGATAAGTGATATTGGTCATTTCAATAGTTTTGGTAGTATGGTAGCAACGATTTGTTTCTTGATGTTTGTCGGAACCTTGGTTCAAATGAAGACGGTTCGAGACCGTTATGAAAAGAAAATGGAGTTGAAGCAAAAGAGGTTTGAACAGCGCCAAATGGAACAGTATATGAATAAAATTCAAGGCCTCTATTTAGAATTAAAAGGTTTTCGTCATGATTTTGGAAATATTATCACTTCCTTAAATTTGGCGATTGAGGAAGAGAATATTGATGATATTAAACGAATTCAAAGAGATGTTCTTGAGGAATGCTATGGCCAACTCCAAAAAGAAGAATATACAGGATTTGACCTAGGAAATATTCGAGATTCTGCTTTGAGAAGTATCTTAAGTAGGGGATGGATTTATGCGGAGGAAATGGGTGTTAAACTAACCTTTGAAACAGAAGACATTATTGAAAAGGTTCCAATGAGATTGTTGGATCTCGTACGAACTGTCGGAATTTTAGTCAATAATGCTATTGAAGCTGCTAAAATGAGTCAAGAAAAAGAAGTTCAAATAGCGGTTTTTAATATGCCAAATGGAGTGCATCTGATTATAAAGAACTCTATTTCTGATGAGCCGATTAATTGGAATCGACTCTATGAAAAGGGATTTTCAACTAAAGGGGATCGTAGAGGAATGGGCCTTGCGATTGTAAAAGATCTTATTGGAGAATATGCTGCGATTTTTCTAGAGACAGAATTAATCAATGGAAGATTTACGCAGAGCTTAGTTATTGGAGAGAAAGGAAGATAG
- the dnaN gene encoding DNA polymerase III subunit beta has product MINFSINKAYFLQALNTTKRAISSKNAIPILSTIKIDVTSEGITLIGSNGQISIEYFISVKDENAGLLVTTPGAILLEATFFINVVSSLPDVVLDVKEIEQKQIVLVSGKSEITLKGKDAEQYPRIQEISASNPLTLPIQTLKKIISETAFAASTQESRPILTGVHFVLSDHKELKTVATDSHRMSQKNITLEKNGDNFDVVIPSRSLRELTSVFSDEIEQIEVFFANNQILFRSDNISFYTRLLEGNYPDTDRLIPTEFSSEVTFKVAHLRQAMERARLLSNATQNGTVKLEIASGVVSAHVNSPEVGRVNEEIDTEAVSGDDLNISFNPTYLIDALKAIESEKVVIRFISAVRPFTLVPAEESERFIQLITPVRTN; this is encoded by the coding sequence ATGATCAATTTTTCTATTAACAAGGCCTATTTCCTACAAGCTTTAAATACGACAAAAAGAGCCATTAGTTCAAAAAATGCAATTCCTATCTTATCCACTATTAAGATTGATGTAACTTCTGAAGGAATTACTCTCATTGGCTCAAATGGACAAATTTCTATTGAATATTTTATTTCTGTTAAAGATGAAAATGCAGGACTTCTAGTAACAACACCAGGAGCTATTCTCTTAGAAGCAACTTTCTTTATTAATGTTGTCTCAAGTCTACCAGATGTCGTTTTAGATGTGAAAGAAATCGAACAAAAACAAATTGTATTAGTTAGTGGGAAATCAGAAATTACCCTTAAAGGGAAAGATGCAGAACAATATCCTCGCATTCAAGAAATTTCAGCTAGCAACCCTCTAACGCTCCCAATTCAAACCTTGAAGAAAATCATTTCTGAAACAGCTTTTGCAGCAAGTACCCAAGAAAGTCGTCCGATTTTGACAGGAGTCCATTTTGTCCTTTCTGATCACAAGGAATTAAAAACGGTGGCAACGGATTCTCATCGCATGAGTCAAAAAAATATTACCCTTGAAAAAAACGGGGATAACTTTGATGTTGTGATTCCAAGCCGTTCTTTACGCGAATTAACGTCTGTCTTTTCAGATGAAATTGAACAGATTGAAGTCTTCTTTGCCAATAACCAGATTTTATTTAGAAGTGACAATATCAGTTTCTATACACGCTTACTAGAAGGAAACTATCCAGATACGGATCGCTTGATTCCAACAGAGTTTAGTTCTGAAGTAACCTTTAAAGTTGCTCATCTTCGCCAAGCAATGGAACGGGCCCGCCTTTTGTCTAACGCTACTCAAAATGGTACTGTTAAATTAGAAATCGCTAGTGGAGTTGTTTCTGCTCACGTAAATTCTCCTGAGGTAGGGCGTGTGAATGAAGAAATTGATACAGAAGCAGTTTCGGGAGATGATTTGAACATCAGCTTTAATCCAACTTATTTGATTGACGCTTTGAAAGCTATTGAAAGTGAAAAAGTCGTCATTCGCTTCATCTCTGCAGTTCGTCCCTTTACATTGGTACCAGCAGAGGAATCTGAACGCTTCATTCAATTAATTACACCAGTTCGGACCAATTAA
- the dnaA gene encoding chromosomal replication initiator protein DnaA → MIELSKKTFKKEIFDYFVLTSRLIKVDQQEAIIYLDAEVKKLFWEENMTKVILTAGFEIYAVELTISYQFNLEEEEEEKEFVPLSETNRDYAVSHTPIIDLPPIQTGLKKKYTFDNFVSGDGNQWALAAALAVSENLATTYNPLFIYGGPGLGKTHLLNAIGNQIMENYPNARVKYIPAESFINEFLERLRLNDMDTFKKTYRNLDLLLIDDIQSLGGKKVTTQEEFFNTFNALYGDNKQIVLTSDRSPDHLDSLEERLVTRFKWGLTQNITPPDFETRIAILRNKIEDLDFTFPDDTLEYLAGQFDSNVRDLEGALNDISLVARVKKIKDITIDVAAEAIRARKNESLQITVIPIEKIQAEVGKFYNVSVNEMKGTRRVQNIVLARQVAMYLAREMTDNSLPRIGREFGGKDHTTVMHAYEKIKGMIEIDDNLRLEIQTIKKKLK, encoded by the coding sequence GTGATTGAATTAAGTAAAAAGACATTTAAAAAAGAAATTTTTGACTATTTTGTCCTTACTTCAAGACTCATCAAAGTCGATCAACAAGAAGCCATTATTTATTTAGATGCGGAAGTAAAGAAATTATTCTGGGAAGAGAATATGACAAAGGTGATTCTGACTGCTGGATTTGAAATTTATGCAGTAGAATTAACCATTTCCTATCAATTCAATCTTGAAGAAGAGGAAGAAGAAAAAGAGTTCGTCCCTCTTTCAGAAACGAATAGAGACTATGCAGTTAGCCATACTCCAATAATCGATTTGCCTCCTATCCAAACAGGGTTAAAAAAGAAATACACCTTTGATAATTTTGTAAGTGGAGACGGAAATCAATGGGCTTTGGCTGCCGCTTTAGCAGTTTCTGAAAACCTAGCTACCACTTATAATCCTTTATTTATCTATGGAGGACCTGGTTTAGGAAAAACGCATTTGCTCAACGCAATTGGGAATCAGATTATGGAAAACTACCCAAATGCTCGAGTAAAATACATCCCAGCAGAATCCTTTATCAATGAATTTTTAGAGCGTCTTCGCCTCAATGATATGGATACCTTTAAAAAAACCTATCGAAACTTGGATCTGCTCTTAATTGATGATATTCAATCTCTTGGAGGGAAAAAGGTTACAACTCAAGAAGAGTTCTTTAATACCTTTAATGCTCTTTATGGGGATAATAAGCAGATTGTCCTAACCAGCGATCGTAGTCCTGATCATTTAGATAGCTTAGAAGAACGTCTAGTCACGCGCTTTAAGTGGGGCTTGACTCAAAATATTACACCACCAGATTTTGAAACGCGAATTGCTATTTTGAGAAATAAAATCGAAGACCTAGACTTTACTTTCCCAGATGATACTCTTGAATACCTAGCAGGTCAATTTGATTCGAACGTCCGAGACTTAGAAGGTGCTTTGAATGATATTTCTCTCGTGGCAAGAGTTAAAAAAATCAAAGATATTACAATTGATGTCGCAGCCGAAGCCATTCGAGCTCGTAAGAATGAATCTTTACAAATCACTGTAATTCCTATTGAAAAGATTCAAGCTGAGGTTGGAAAATTTTACAATGTCAGTGTCAATGAAATGAAAGGCACTCGACGGGTTCAAAATATTGTCCTAGCTCGACAAGTAGCTATGTACCTCGCCCGCGAAATGACTGATAATAGTCTTCCCCGTATTGGTCGTGAATTTGGAGGAAAAGACCACACAACAGTCATGCATGCTTATGAAAAAATCAAAGGGATGATCGAAATTGATGACAATCTCAGACTCGAGATTCAAACTATCAAGAAAAAATTAAAGTAA